One stretch of Campylobacter sp. CCS1377 DNA includes these proteins:
- the dapE gene encoding succinyl-diaminopimelate desuccinylase, with product MNAKEFLIELLKFKSITPNDDGALNFIALELNDFEAFFIDKEGVKNLLLTKKFRDEGEHLAFGGHVDVVPAGEGWGSDPFIPLEKDGYIYARGAQDMKSGVAAFVDAVKNVNFSGARLSLILTSDEEGEAKYGTKEVLEWMKEQNILPDYAVVAEPTCVSKIGDSLKIGRRGSINGKLLIRGKQGHVAYPEKCINPVHDFASALKFLADFDLDPGDELFSPSKIVITDIRGGIEVCNVTPNDLRLMFNVRNSPQTSLEDVKNYVEKICEGLNYELELKQSSEAFLTDKESKIVQKLNHSIQKITREVPELNTKGGTSDARYFAQYGVKVVEFGVCNDRIHAIDERVSIEELEKLYLVFKDLIENF from the coding sequence ATGAATGCTAAGGAATTTTTAATAGAACTTTTAAAATTTAAATCAATCACTCCAAATGATGATGGAGCTTTAAATTTTATCGCTTTGGAATTAAATGACTTTGAGGCTTTTTTTATTGATAAAGAAGGTGTTAAAAATCTTTTGCTGACTAAGAAATTTAGAGATGAAGGTGAGCATTTAGCATTTGGTGGGCATGTAGATGTAGTGCCTGCGGGAGAAGGTTGGGGTAGTGATCCTTTTATCCCTTTAGAAAAAGATGGATATATTTATGCAAGAGGCGCGCAAGATATGAAAAGCGGCGTGGCTGCTTTTGTGGATGCGGTAAAAAATGTTAATTTTTCGGGTGCGAGATTAAGCCTTATTTTAACAAGCGACGAAGAAGGTGAAGCAAAATACGGCACAAAAGAGGTTTTAGAGTGGATGAAAGAGCAAAATATCTTGCCTGATTATGCTGTGGTGGCTGAGCCAACTTGCGTGAGTAAAATTGGCGATAGTTTAAAAATTGGGCGTCGCGGCTCTATTAATGGCAAACTTTTAATCCGTGGAAAGCAAGGACATGTGGCTTACCCTGAAAAATGCATCAATCCTGTGCATGATTTTGCTTCTGCTTTGAAATTTTTAGCAGATTTTGATCTTGATCCAGGCGATGAGCTTTTTTCTCCTTCGAAGATAGTAATCACTGATATTAGAGGTGGAATAGAAGTTTGCAATGTCACACCAAATGATTTAAGATTGATGTTTAATGTTAGAAATTCTCCGCAAACAAGCTTAGAAGATGTGAAAAATTATGTGGAAAAAATTTGCGAAGGCTTAAATTACGAACTAGAATTAAAGCAAAGCTCAGAAGCTTTTTTAACAGATAAAGAGAGCAAAATCGTTCAAAAACTTAATCACAGTATACAAAAGATTACTCGCGAAGTCCCAGAGTTAAATACCAAAGGTGGTACAAGCGATGCAAGATATTTTGCACAGTATGGCGTAAAGGTTGTAGAATTTGGCGTTTGTAATGATAGAATTCATGCCATTGATGAAAGAGTTAGCATAGAAGAGCTTGAAAAGCTTTATCTTGTTTTTAAAGATTTGATAGAAAATTTTTAA
- a CDS encoding thiazole synthase, whose amino-acid sequence MQENLKNDSLKIGKYEFKSRFILGSGKYSLELIKSAIEEAKAEIITLALRRANTGEIANILDYIPKNITLLPNTSGARNADEALRIARLSRELGCGELIKIEVIGDSKYLLPDNYETIKACELLAKDGFTPLPYMHADLYAARAMRDAGAAAIMPLAAPIGSNKGLCAKEFIQILLNEIDLPIIVDAGIGNPAQACEAMQMGVSAVMANTAIAEAKDIALMAKAFSLAIKAGRAGYLAGLASVGEAKASSPLTGFLRD is encoded by the coding sequence ATGCAAGAAAATTTAAAAAATGATAGCTTAAAAATAGGAAAATATGAATTTAAATCAAGATTTATTTTAGGATCAGGAAAGTATTCTTTAGAGCTTATAAAATCAGCCATAGAAGAAGCCAAAGCAGAAATCATCACGCTGGCTTTGCGCCGTGCAAATACGGGTGAGATTGCTAATATACTTGATTATATCCCTAAAAATATAACCCTCTTGCCTAATACTTCCGGAGCTAGAAATGCAGATGAAGCCTTACGCATTGCTAGGCTTTCAAGGGAGCTTGGTTGTGGTGAGCTTATAAAGATAGAAGTTATAGGCGATAGCAAATATTTGCTACCGGATAATTATGAGACAATTAAGGCTTGCGAGCTTTTAGCAAAAGATGGATTTACACCTTTGCCTTATATGCATGCTGATCTTTATGCAGCTAGAGCTATGCGTGATGCTGGAGCAGCAGCTATTATGCCTTTAGCAGCACCCATTGGGAGCAATAAAGGTTTGTGTGCTAAGGAGTTTATACAAATTTTGCTTAATGAGATTGATTTACCTATCATTGTAGATGCAGGTATTGGAAACCCTGCACAAGCTTGCGAGGCTATGCAAATGGGAGTAAGTGCAGTGATGGCAAATACAGCTATAGCTGAAGCAAAAGACATTGCTTTAATGGCTAAGGCATTTTCTTTGGCAATTAAGGCTGGCAGAGCAGGGTATTTAGCGGGTTTAGCAAGTGTTGGCGAAGCTAAGGCTAGTTCTCCGCTTACTGGCTTTTTAAGGGATTAA
- a CDS encoding restriction endonuclease subunit S codes for MLNQTLQEKYPHLEISILKLSEVQKDNESFRIDSEPFKKSNLYINTNFSYEKLSNIALINPSKSEINNYSKNTFVTFLSMQDLGSGFIHHREQGLIVEFENGYTYFVENDILIAKITPCMEHGKCAIATDLYNGIGFGSTEFNVFRIRDSRFLTEFVFCYLNRDSIRRIAADNMVGTSGRQRVPTSFYEKLLIPIFPMEFQKEIEKMVKDSHKALEESKELYKKAEEMLYLELGLDPKNPLQSLLNSVNRPQDLTKESILNVSIRTLKESFLKTGRLDSEYYQVKYEDIENFIKSYSNGYDSFSNIINNKDTNFIPKSNENYKYIELANIGNNGNISEPMSDLGKNLPTRARRIVSNGDVIISSIEGSLSSCALITQEFDKHLVSTGFFVLNSKLLNSETLLVMFKSQIFQEYLKKFPSGTILCAINKEELSKIFIPKIDPITQEKIAKYIQESFNLRKKSKQLLDNAKIKVEEQIQGKV; via the coding sequence ATGCTTAACCAGACTTTGCAGGAAAAATATCCACATTTAGAAATTAGCATATTAAAGCTTAGTGAAGTGCAAAAAGATAATGAGAGCTTTAGAATCGATTCTGAACCATTTAAAAAATCAAATTTGTATATAAATACTAATTTTTCATATGAAAAATTATCAAATATTGCACTTATAAATCCTTCAAAATCTGAGATAAATAATTATTCAAAAAATACATTTGTTACTTTTTTGTCAATGCAAGATCTAGGTAGTGGTTTTATACACCATAGAGAACAAGGATTGATTGTAGAATTTGAAAATGGATATACTTATTTTGTAGAAAATGATATTTTAATTGCCAAAATAACACCTTGCATGGAACATGGAAAATGTGCGATTGCTACGGATTTATACAATGGCATTGGTTTTGGTAGCACAGAATTCAATGTTTTTAGAATCCGAGATTCTAGATTTCTCACAGAATTTGTCTTTTGTTATCTAAATAGAGATTCTATAAGGAGGATAGCTGCTGATAATATGGTGGGCACTAGCGGAAGACAAAGAGTGCCGACATCGTTTTATGAGAAATTACTTATTCCCATTTTCCCTATGGAATTTCAAAAAGAAATTGAAAAAATGGTTAAAGATTCTCATAAAGCATTGGAAGAAAGCAAAGAGTTGTATAAAAAAGCGGAGGAAATGTTATACCTTGAGCTAGGGCTTGATCCAAAAAATCCATTGCAAAGCTTGCTAAATTCCGTTAATCGTCCGCAAGATTTAACTAAAGAATCCATTCTCAATGTTTCCATACGCACTCTAAAAGAATCTTTTCTAAAAACAGGGCGACTAGATTCTGAATATTATCAAGTAAAATATGAAGATATAGAGAATTTTATAAAATCTTATTCAAATGGATATGATAGTTTTTCAAATATTATAAATAATAAAGATACAAATTTTATCCCTAAAAGCAATGAAAATTACAAATATATAGAACTTGCAAATATAGGTAATAATGGAAATATTAGTGAGCCAATGAGTGATTTAGGAAAAAATTTACCTACAAGAGCAAGAAGAATAGTAAGCAATGGAGATGTAATTATTTCAAGTATCGAGGGTAGCCTATCAAGCTGTGCTTTGATTACTCAAGAATTTGACAAGCATTTAGTCTCAACAGGGTTTTTTGTATTAAATTCAAAATTATTAAATAGTGAAACTTTGCTTGTAATGTTTAAAAGTCAAATATTTCAAGAATATTTAAAGAAATTTCCAAGCGGAACAATACTTTGCGCTATAAACAAAGAAGAGTTGTCTAAAATTTTTATCCCTAAAATAGATCCTATAACTCAAGAAAAAATTGCAAAATATATACAAGAAAGTTTTAATTTAAGGAAAAAATCTAAACAATTGTTAGATAATGCAAAAATTAAAGTAGAAGAGCAAATACAAGGAAAAGTATGA
- the thiS gene encoding sulfur carrier protein ThiS, with protein sequence MIINGEKFELKELKFMDFIKEKGFKIELIALELNGEIIPKSEFENLILKENDKAEIVSFVGGG encoded by the coding sequence ATGATTATTAACGGAGAAAAATTTGAGCTCAAAGAGCTTAAATTTATGGATTTTATCAAAGAAAAGGGTTTTAAAATCGAACTTATCGCCTTAGAATTAAATGGAGAGATTATACCTAAAAGTGAATTTGAAAATTTGATTTTAAAAGAAAACGATAAAGCAGAAATCGTGAGTTTTGTAGGGGGTGGTTGA
- the thiF gene encoding thiamine biosynthesis protein ThiF, giving the protein MMRIKFNGKELDTEFSTSLDFFKSVSKNDNDVWIVNGFATKEKIELSENDELFCIERNTLPPKDALDAMMRARHTPKLHDKLKNGRVAVCGLGGLGSHIAINLARSGVGYLKLIDFDVVEPSNLNRQAYRVSDLGKFKTEALKEQISEINPYIKTEICTLKIDEENLPDLFKDMDIVCEAFDGALAKAMIAQNFHRFYKDTTLICASGLAGYGDSNSIQTRKIAKNFYVCGDLVNGAKVGNGLMAPRVNICAGHQSNLVLELLANKE; this is encoded by the coding sequence TTGATGAGAATTAAATTCAATGGTAAAGAACTAGATACAGAATTTAGCACTAGTTTGGATTTTTTCAAAAGTGTAAGTAAAAATGATAATGATGTATGGATAGTCAATGGTTTTGCAACAAAGGAAAAAATAGAATTAAGCGAAAATGATGAGCTTTTTTGCATAGAAAGAAATACCTTGCCTCCAAAAGATGCTTTAGATGCGATGATGAGGGCAAGACACACTCCAAAACTTCATGATAAGCTTAAAAATGGGCGTGTGGCGGTTTGTGGTTTGGGTGGGCTTGGCTCACATATAGCGATAAATTTAGCAAGAAGTGGTGTGGGGTATTTAAAGCTGATTGATTTTGATGTGGTTGAGCCTAGCAATCTTAACCGCCAAGCTTACCGCGTAAGTGATTTGGGAAAATTTAAAACCGAGGCTTTAAAAGAGCAAATCAGTGAAATAAATCCTTATATTAAAACTGAAATTTGCACTTTAAAAATCGATGAAGAGAATTTGCCCGATTTGTTTAAAGATATGGATATAGTTTGCGAGGCTTTTGATGGTGCGCTTGCAAAGGCTATGATAGCGCAAAATTTTCATAGATTTTATAAAGATACTACTTTAATCTGTGCTTCAGGGCTTGCAGGATATGGCGATAGTAATAGCATACAAACAAGAAAAATCGCTAAAAATTTCTATGTATGTGGGGATTTGGTAAATGGTGCTAAAGTGGGAAATGGACTTATGGCACCGCGTGTAAATATTTGCGCTGGACATCAAAGCAATCTTGTCTTAGAGCTTTTGGCAAATAAGGAGTAA
- the thiH gene encoding 2-iminoacetate synthase ThiH — MQDYMQYLPHMQEIKSDILTKVLNEAQNYDESKFDVKDVKNALNSAHLSIENLKALLSSAAEEFIEEIAFKSAQMKRKYFGNSISLFTPLYLSNYCNSKCVYCGFQKGNKIARAKLDESEIHEEMKAIAKSGLQEILMLTGEGREFASVEYIAKACKIAREYFKVVGVEIYPMNEDEYRILHKNGCDYVTIFQETYNPLKYSKIHLGGEKRIFPYRFNAQERALRAGMRGVAFGALLGIDDFRKDALATALHAYFLQQNYAHAEISISVPRLRPIINNAKINPKDVSEKRLLQVLCAYRLFLPFAGITISSRERIGFRDEVIKLGATKMSAGVSVGIGEHKGEKKGDEQFEISDDRSVEEILTMLKRSNLQAVMSDSIYVG; from the coding sequence ATGCAAGATTATATGCAGTATTTACCCCATATGCAAGAGATAAAAAGTGATATTTTGACTAAAGTTTTAAATGAAGCTCAAAATTATGATGAGAGTAAGTTTGATGTTAAAGATGTTAAAAATGCTTTAAATTCCGCGCATTTAAGTATAGAAAATTTAAAAGCTTTGCTTTCAAGTGCAGCAGAAGAATTTATTGAAGAAATAGCTTTTAAATCAGCCCAAATGAAGCGAAAATATTTTGGAAATTCCATTTCGCTTTTTACTCCGCTTTATTTGTCAAATTATTGTAATTCTAAATGCGTATATTGTGGTTTTCAAAAAGGAAATAAAATTGCAAGAGCAAAGCTTGATGAGAGTGAAATTCATGAGGAAATGAAAGCAATCGCTAAAAGTGGTTTGCAAGAAATTTTAATGCTAACGGGCGAAGGCAGGGAATTTGCAAGTGTGGAATATATCGCTAAAGCTTGCAAGATAGCTAGGGAATATTTTAAGGTTGTAGGCGTTGAAATTTATCCTATGAATGAAGATGAGTATAGGATTTTGCATAAAAATGGTTGTGATTATGTGACGATTTTTCAAGAAACTTATAATCCTTTAAAATATTCTAAAATCCATTTAGGTGGAGAAAAACGCATTTTTCCTTATCGTTTTAACGCTCAAGAAAGAGCATTAAGAGCAGGGATGCGTGGAGTAGCATTTGGGGCACTTTTAGGCATTGATGATTTTAGAAAAGATGCGCTTGCTACCGCACTTCACGCATATTTTTTACAACAAAATTATGCGCACGCTGAAATTTCAATTTCAGTACCTCGTTTAAGACCGATTATTAATAATGCTAAAATCAACCCAAAAGATGTGAGCGAAAAACGCCTTTTACAAGTACTTTGTGCTTATAGGCTTTTTTTGCCTTTTGCTGGTATTACTATTTCAAGTCGCGAAAGGATAGGCTTTAGAGATGAGGTTATAAAGCTTGGAGCGACTAAAATGAGCGCGGGAGTGAGCGTGGGTATAGGTGAGCATAAAGGCGAGAAAAAAGGCGATGAGCAATTTGAAATTTCAGATGATAGAAGCGTAGAGGAAATTTTAACTATGCTTAAAAGATCAAATTTACAAGCTGTAATGAGTGACAGTATCTATGTGGGATAA
- a CDS encoding DUF262 domain-containing protein: MASNKSILSPDEISTILKEKQKSIKYDTKDWSIELVLSKFHKQTEKNQTEINIPFYQREFVWKLDQISKLIETILLGLPLPLIFLEQTDDGLLEVIDGSQRIRALDKFFNNEHKLNRLEILSDFNGMKFEDFPPSIQRKMRDSSLRIIVLESNEEENAKDIANEIFERINTAGTKATAMEARKGSNYGKFVEFVYSECSTEEFEKLAKLGKTASLRGYQQELIIKFFAYYDLYIKNNKIEFNETINTILENYMKEKNESFRDDDKNKDELLTLFKNVINIIEKCKITENDSYKLRKKDKLLPIMLAIAIYIKDNPNYVNKTFDVWSQEFMDNSNNGSLKTLNRNIQLILGNLG; encoded by the coding sequence ATGGCAAGCAATAAATCAATATTAAGCCCAGATGAAATATCAACTATATTAAAAGAAAAACAAAAAAGTATTAAATATGATACAAAAGATTGGTCTATAGAGTTGGTATTAAGCAAATTTCACAAACAGACAGAAAAAAATCAAACTGAAATTAATATACCATTTTATCAAAGAGAATTTGTTTGGAAACTAGATCAGATATCTAAACTGATTGAAACAATTTTATTGGGATTGCCATTACCTTTGATTTTTCTAGAACAAACAGATGATGGGTTGCTTGAAGTAATTGATGGATCACAAAGAATAAGAGCTTTGGATAAATTTTTTAACAATGAACATAAATTAAATAGATTAGAAATTTTAAGTGATTTTAATGGTATGAAATTTGAGGATTTTCCACCTTCAATTCAGCGAAAAATGAGAGATAGTTCATTAAGAATTATTGTATTAGAATCCAATGAAGAAGAAAATGCTAAGGATATTGCAAATGAAATATTTGAACGCATTAATACGGCCGGGACAAAAGCTACAGCTATGGAAGCAAGAAAAGGATCAAATTATGGTAAATTTGTTGAATTTGTTTATAGTGAATGTTCTACTGAAGAATTTGAAAAGTTAGCTAAGCTCGGAAAAACAGCTTCTTTAAGGGGGTATCAACAAGAGCTTATTATTAAGTTTTTTGCTTATTATGATTTATATATTAAAAACAACAAAATAGAATTTAATGAAACTATAAATACCATACTTGAAAACTATATGAAAGAAAAAAATGAGAGTTTTAGGGATGATGATAAAAACAAAGATGAACTTCTAACATTATTTAAAAATGTGATCAATATTATAGAAAAATGTAAGATTACAGAAAATGATTCTTACAAATTAAGAAAAAAAGATAAGCTTTTGCCAATCATGTTAGCAATTGCGATTTATATAAAGGATAATCCAAATTATGTTAATAAAACTTTCGATGTTTGGTCTCAAGAGTTTATGGACAATTCAAACAACGGTAGCCTAAAAACTCTTAATAGAAACATTCAGTTAATCTTAGGCAATTTAGGATAA
- a CDS encoding MAE_28990/MAE_18760 family HEPN-like nuclease has product MESWTIYKEQKSFLKDLLRDMETMDKRNNNAFYNKYAQSIKSKFVIMLYTILESVVVQSLQDIFDYIKQNKIRFHDLNDNMKKIYFKAKIKNKERHFNAIVADNLIEVIKQLNNGIVEINLKKDFNNENPFNAGSLNYKNIKDDILAMLISSDSIDSNINKFNKYFRINIQEIIRKNTEDRNKLAHGEKSFQDFGSNITVDDLKKRYISIIIFLHKYLKSIEYYIINKGYKNA; this is encoded by the coding sequence ATGGAATCTTGGACAATATATAAAGAACAAAAAAGTTTTTTAAAAGATTTGTTAAGAGATATGGAAACGATGGATAAAAGAAACAATAATGCTTTTTATAATAAATATGCACAATCAATAAAATCAAAGTTTGTAATTATGCTCTATACAATACTAGAAAGTGTTGTTGTTCAAAGTTTACAAGATATTTTTGATTATATTAAACAAAATAAAATTCGCTTTCATGATTTAAATGATAATATGAAAAAGATTTATTTCAAAGCAAAAATTAAAAATAAAGAGAGACATTTCAATGCCATTGTTGCAGATAACTTAATTGAAGTAATAAAACAATTAAATAATGGTATAGTAGAAATTAATTTAAAAAAAGATTTCAATAACGAAAACCCATTTAACGCTGGCTCTTTAAATTATAAGAATATCAAAGATGACATTCTCGCGATGCTGATATCATCGGATAGTATTGATAGCAATATCAATAAATTTAATAAATATTTTAGAATTAATATTCAAGAGATAATTAGGAAAAATACCGAAGATAGAAACAAACTTGCTCATGGAGAAAAAAGTTTTCAAGATTTTGGAAGCAATATAACTGTAGATGATTTAAAAAAAAGATATATCAGTATTATTATATTTTTGCATAAATATCTAAAAAGTATAGAATACTATATTATTAACAAAGGCTACAAAAATGCTTAA
- a CDS encoding N-6 DNA methylase → MIEEILKDSDYKLDLFSEKAIAKLETKIITKTNKNNQIIYYTNCLVRDKEIKLTPEEIVRQLYIDKLLNEYNYPKDMIKIEFGVHFGREIKRADIAIMDKIQITTPYIIIEVKKPKLKDGKEQLKSYCNATGATMAVWCNGKEISYYHRKDPNYFESIPNIPISNQTLPDVLKVKFTFDDLIKEDILKNQKRSLKNLVTEMEDEVLANAGVDVFEECFKLIFIKLFDELEGARDRAKSLEFRNYGESDSELKQKIEKLFDRAKKKWEGVFNNDEKIKLSPSHLSVCVSSLQNVKLFNSNLEVIDDAFEYLVNKSSKGEKGQYFTPRYVIDMCVKMLNPKKYESMIDTASGSCGFPIHTCFYVWHSIYKERGIEASHLFTAEEKIPECQDYVKEKVFGIDFDEKSVRVSKMLNLIAGDGHTNVLYLNSIDFDRWDEWVKDDEDWQDVYFEGFKRLKNLRAEKNQNRDFSFDILMANPPFAGDIKESRILARYELGKKENGKAQSKVGRDILFIERNLDMLRPGGRMAIVLPQGRFNNSSDKYIREFIAQKARILAVVGLHGNVFKPHTGTKTSVLFLQKWGGDDGKGGELCPKCEDYNIFFATMNEPSKDNSGEKIYYPLLDSHDHLVVKHDLFHPHLEGDEPIKQKDETKEEFDKRMQEYKLNIEKYKDLQKDGIAEAFIEFAKSENLSFWR, encoded by the coding sequence ATGATTGAGGAAATTTTAAAAGATAGTGATTATAAGCTAGATTTATTTAGTGAAAAAGCTATTGCTAAATTAGAAACTAAAATTATAACTAAAACAAACAAAAATAACCAAATTATATACTATACTAATTGCCTTGTCCGCGACAAAGAAATTAAACTAACTCCAGAAGAAATCGTGCGCCAGCTTTATATTGATAAGCTTTTAAATGAATATAACTATCCAAAAGATATGATAAAAATTGAATTTGGTGTGCATTTTGGACGCGAAATAAAAAGAGCTGATATTGCGATAATGGATAAAATCCAAATCACAACCCCATATATCATTATAGAAGTAAAAAAACCAAAGTTAAAAGATGGCAAAGAGCAATTAAAAAGTTATTGCAATGCTACGGGTGCAACTATGGCTGTGTGGTGCAATGGCAAAGAAATTAGCTATTATCATAGAAAAGATCCAAATTATTTTGAATCTATTCCAAATATTCCTATATCAAACCAGACATTACCAGATGTTTTGAAAGTAAAATTTACTTTTGATGATTTGATTAAAGAAGATATTTTAAAAAATCAAAAGCGAAGTTTAAAGAATTTGGTCACAGAAATGGAAGATGAAGTTTTGGCAAATGCTGGAGTTGATGTCTTTGAAGAATGTTTTAAGCTTATATTTATAAAACTTTTTGATGAGCTAGAGGGTGCAAGAGATAGAGCAAAGAGCTTAGAATTTAGAAATTATGGAGAATCCGATTCTGAGCTTAAACAAAAAATAGAAAAACTCTTTGATAGAGCAAAGAAAAAATGGGAAGGTGTTTTTAACAATGATGAAAAAATTAAACTTTCTCCTTCACATCTAAGTGTATGTGTATCATCATTGCAAAATGTAAAGTTATTTAACTCAAATTTAGAAGTGATTGATGATGCTTTTGAGTATCTCGTGAATAAATCCTCAAAAGGTGAAAAAGGGCAATATTTTACTCCGCGTTATGTGATTGATATGTGTGTAAAAATGTTAAATCCAAAAAAATATGAAAGCATGATAGATACCGCAAGTGGAAGTTGTGGATTCCCGATACATACTTGTTTTTATGTGTGGCATTCAATTTATAAAGAAAGAGGTATAGAAGCAAGTCATCTTTTTACGGCTGAAGAAAAGATTCCTGAGTGTCAAGATTATGTAAAAGAAAAAGTTTTTGGTATAGATTTTGATGAAAAAAGTGTGCGTGTATCAAAAATGCTTAATCTAATTGCAGGTGATGGACATACAAATGTCTTGTATTTAAATTCCATTGACTTTGATAGATGGGATGAATGGGTAAAAGATGATGAAGACTGGCAAGATGTGTATTTTGAAGGATTTAAGCGATTAAAAAATCTAAGAGCAGAAAAAAATCAAAATAGAGATTTTAGTTTTGATATTTTAATGGCAAATCCACCTTTTGCAGGTGATATAAAAGAAAGCAGGATTCTAGCGAGATATGAACTAGGTAAAAAGGAAAATGGCAAAGCCCAAAGTAAAGTAGGAAGGGATATTTTATTTATTGAACGCAATTTAGATATGTTGCGTCCTGGTGGCAGAATGGCTATTGTTTTACCACAAGGGCGTTTTAATAATTCAAGTGATAAATATATAAGAGAATTTATCGCACAAAAGGCTAGAATTTTAGCAGTTGTTGGACTTCATGGAAATGTTTTTAAGCCACATACTGGGACAAAAACAAGTGTGCTATTTTTGCAAAAATGGGGAGGAGATGATGGCAAAGGTGGTGAATTATGTCCAAAGTGTGAGGATTATAATATCTTCTTTGCTACGATGAATGAGCCTAGCAAGGATAATTCAGGTGAAAAGATTTATTACCCTCTTTTAGATTCTCATGATCATTTAGTTGTAAAGCATGATTTGTTTCATCCGCATTTAGAAGGTGATGAGCCTATAAAACAAAAAGACGAAACAAAAGAAGAGTTTGACAAAAGAATGCAAGAATATAAGCTAAATATAGAAAAATACAAAGACTTGCAAAAAGATGGTATAGCTGAAGCTTTTATAGAGTTTGCAAAGAGTGAAAATTTGAGTTTTTGGAGGTAA